Below is a genomic region from Brassica oleracea var. oleracea cultivar TO1000 chromosome C9, BOL, whole genome shotgun sequence.
GGTACACATATAGCTCCTTTGCAGACCCATTATCTTGAGAATATGATTCATTAAACCCATTCAATCCAGAACCAAAAACTTGCCAATTGTTTCCCCAGCACCATATCGAATAATCAAAAGGATATAGTAAAATTATAAACACTTGTGCTTTAGAAAGATTTGTGCCACCAATAAACATAACTCACCATTCGTATCCAATGCTATATAGTATTCTTTATATTGATCTGATAAACCATATGTAATCCCCAAAACAAAGAGACCAAATGCATTTACTATATTCCGGACTATACCTTTCAATTCCCATCTCCTTAATCGCAAAGGCCATACGTGCATCAGCTTTCCACACCAATGCAGAGTCATTACAGGAAAGAAAACACCAGTAATAGGCCACCACACACAACCATGATTCCAAACCAAAAAAGCGAAGCCCTCTCCGCAATGTAAAACGGTTACATATACACCAAGAGACCACCATAAACTCAAGAAACCAGTATTATTCCAAGTCTTATTAAGAACCAAAAGAAACATAACAACTCCAACTTCCCTCACTCTCTTAAAACCAACTAAGTCACCAATAGTAAAGCAAAGTATTAAAAGAAATAAAAGACCACCCCCGTAAACCAATTCCGCTCGCGTAGACTCTCTGTAAATAAACCTTGATTCATATTCTTAGAACTTAAGATGCACCGGTTTTGGGTTTGAAGGACCCTTGCTCTCCGGTGGCTTGCCACTATCACCATGACGAGTTCCCACCTTGGCTGCTACTCTTTTGCGTGGAGAGACCAGCGCACTTGTTATCCTCATCTTGTTGCTTCCCGCCATGCTTATAGTAGGCTTAACAAACCTCTTACGGTTACTCTGCCTCGTCGCCAGCGACCCTGCCGCCGTATCTTTGTCAGCATTAGCATCTCCACTCCCCATCTTCTTCTTCCTCCGAAAGAGTCTGAAACTCCTCTTCTGCCTCCAACTCCACACCACTCTCCAATATGGTAGCGCTAATAGCCTCCAGTCCCATATCAATATCCTCTGCCATATAATCCTGCTTCTCCATCATTCCTTGAAGCACAATTAAGCCCCTCTCCGCCTCACTAGCCTCCATAATCACCTCTGATCCCTCCGCTTGCGTCTCAGCTAACTCAAGTTGAAACCCCTCAGACGGTAATATCGCAACATCATCTCCATTGCTCTTAATCTCTCCTTCTTCTCGTGCTTCCGGACCTGGAACCCTCTGACGTTGATCATCCGTTGATTGTTCTGAAGAGGGTTTAATACGTGGCTCCTGATCACCAACTCCCCCACCTGTAACTCCATTTCTTCCATCATCTCTCCGCGTATTTTTGTACCTCGAGCTCTCGCCATCACCTCTGTACCCATGATGAGTTGGAGGCTTCCTAGATCCCCGCTCATCTGCCTTGACCCACTTTGAGTCTGCTGTATCAACCATTTTACCCTTGCCCTTCCCATAGCATTCTCGACTATCTCTCCCTTTGTACTATTGACCCGTGTGTCCACTAATGACAACACCCTTGTAACTACGAGCTCGCTCCTCATGCTTCGTACCATCAGACCATCCACGGTGCCTTCTCTTGTCTCCCTTCTTCGCGCTGGACTCGACTTTATATTCTTCTCCTCCAGTGGACACAGTTCCTCTTTATGACAAAGAATCTCGCAGAGCTTGCAATAACCAAATAGTTTTTCATATCGCAGAGACACCGCCGCTTCCTCCCCGTCATAAAATTCTCCTCCTTTGAAATCCACCGTCGTCTCAAAACACAGCTCCTTGAAGGCGTCAACCACTACTTGGACCCTGTTGAGCGTCACATCAACCGCAACCACTCTCCCCAAAGCTCCACCAATACTATCGAATGTTGGGACTGTCCTGAACTCCAACGGGATTCCAATAACTCGTACCCAGAACATGATCTCCGAAGGAAAAGACCTGGACTGTTTTGGTTGCCACCTTGCCAGGGAAAGCATCCAGTAGTCAAAATGAAAAGGCTGTTGCTTCAACACCTCTTCAAGTTCCTCCTCCATCTTGAAGTCAAAACGGAATTTTCCAAAACTCAAGTCACTACCCGTTACCCTGTCCTCCAATTTCCTAATCTTTGGAAGATTTGTAAACAACGCCTTCATTTCCTGCTCCTCCGGATTCATACATCTCCCTATCAACGTCTTGGAGTAGGTCTTGATCAATGCAGAGTTGTCAAAATGTGCCACCGAGATCTTCAGTCTCTTACGCATGCCCTCACCATTCTTCTGCTCCTCACCGTGGTTCAGCAGTTGACTCTGCGTCATGATCACAAAGAATTTCAACTTTTGAAACTTAATAAGCCAAAATAATAAGACAATGATACACCAAAGAGACTCATCTATCATTCTCTTATATTGATCCAAATTTTCCATAGAGCCCTTCCCCAAATCTTCCTCTATTAAACCGTATCTCCATGAATTGATACTCTCCGATCTCAAGCCCCAAAGAAACCATAATATCCAAGTCCCAAAAAAGTCAACCTCTTGATACTTGAGATCAATCTCCAAGATGTATAAGGATGAAAATAAGGAATCGCAATCGAAAATACAACCTGTAAAGATCCATAGTGCTGTCTTGATTATCTCTAGATTCCATCGCCATTGAATACAGTTTCGAGATTTCCTTAATCTCCCGCAGATCCCCTTTTTGATTCCCGAAACGATCCCCAATCGAGTCGAGTAAATGCCTTGATTCCCATAATCCGTATTATGATCCTGGTAGATCATCATAAATACCTCATCACCTTCTCCAATTCCCGGATCCCATCGTTGTGAAATCATCAAACCCTAAATCGCCATTTTTATCGCCGTCTGTTTTTTGTTAATAATAATTATATTTTAGAAGATTAAAAACAAAACAAAAAACTTAAAACCAAACCAATATCCAGATTAAACAGATTTAATGTTTTTTTATTAAAAATTACAAAACTAATAATCACATCCAGCGCAAGGCGCGGGTTATTACCTAGTATATATTGTAATTTCGGTCACCCGAACCTAAAAACCCAACTAATTCTATGAGGCTAAAAAATAATCCATGTAATATATTGATAGATCCAGAATCTATCCTTAAGATAAGTAACATAAAGGGGAGAAATTGGAGGAAGAGCAGAGGTAGAAGAGAAGTAGAGAGGAAGAAAGGTTGAGGATAAACCTCTGTTTTGATTATGATCGTATTCGATAGATTGTTTACAAGCCAAGGCATAACATAAATACTAAAACGTAAAAGATATTTTCCTCACTGTTGGGCTTCACTCTGAAGTCTGATATTGGCCCATACGAGGCCCACATGATCTTATCAATAATCCCCCGATGAAGAGCCAACTTGTCCTCAAGTTGAACCAACGCTAAAGCCATTTCAGTCATCTCCTCACCTGTCTCGTGATCTGAACTGCCAGCGCAAGTAATAGCACCATGAGTCGAAGCAAACTGAAACACTATGCTCTGCTGCTCTGGTGGCCTTGGAGAATGGAACACTTGATGTATAACAGGATAGTCTCCAAACCACCATTTATGAGAATTCCAGCTCCTAATCATTGACCAATCATCTATCTCGCTCACGTAAACCTGAAACATAATTGGTCTGAACAGCTTCAAATAAAGGAGAACCGATAGCTCTTCTTGTCCTTTGTTGTGCCGCTTCCCATTCTTCCTTTCAAACTCACAAGTTACATAGGATATCATCATATTCACAAAGTGAAAATCCTTACAACTTAAACTCACTACCTCAGTCATGATCTCCTCCTCTTGAAACTTCTGTACGAGAATCCATCTCCATGTATCTACCACACAATCACAGATCTCACCGTGACCTTGTCTATTCCACAAACCCCTGTTACTTGGTACTTCACCACGCTGACGGGAACACTTAGCCCCTCCCGGATCAAAAGCAAGAACCCTAGTATCTTCAACACTTCCTTAAACACTACCAAACCCCTGCAGCACACAACAATAGACAGCTAGCAACATCGTTTGTGTCTTACATTTCCCTTGATAGACTTCTATCCCAATGTAAGCTCAATAGAGCATGAGCTTTCTCCCCGTTAGAAGATCAGTCTTGTCCTCAAGGCTGAAGAAGTCAAATACTGAAACCGTGATCTCATCCCCACAGCTTGAGATTGTCCTTTGACTCGCTATTGTTCTCTTAAAACCTAGGACATCCACACTCTTGACCTCAACGTACAACTCAATCCCTCCATGCCTTCCTTTATCTTGACCATTGTGATATATGACAGACACTTTGGCTCTCTCACCCAGCTCAACAAGTTCAGTAGAAGCCAAGTATTTAGAACAGTTTAACCAAGTTCTCCAATTGACGTTCCAACATTTTGATAAGCCTCCTGGATCCCACGCACTCTCGTTTCTAACAGCTCCATTGTTTTGCACCTTATTGACGAACTCGCTACAAACTCTAGCTGAGAGATTAGTGTTATAACGAAGATCCTATGAAAATTCACCAACTCACGATGTAACACGTCATGATACTCTTCTCTTTTTAATTTTTCTCCCATCCGAACTTGATCGACGAGCCACATCAGTTGATTCTCGTGCTTCCACTGATGAAAATTAAACTCAAAAGATTCTTCAATATCAAGCAAAGAAGATACCCCTAGTTCTGCAATCTGTAACTTCTCAGCTTGAACACTCCTGTCTTCCTTGTTCCAGCCAACATTTTCTGAAACTTCTTTTTCATTCCCAAACAACAAGGACAAGTACATGCTACTATCATTACAATCTCCACCTGCTAAGTCGTCATTCACCGTAGGATCCTTCACCTCTTTTGATTTCCAACCATACTCAAAGAGATTAGACTCCCGTCTCTGACCTGTATCAACAATTGGTCTTTTGTAATTTGAAATCTCAGATGTACGAGTCCTAAGCATTGCGCCACAAAACATTCCATAGATTTGACAAGCTTGTAAAAACCTACGCTGAGTCGCTTAGCTTCGTATCGGCGTACCTTTTCTTCATCTTACAAGGATTCACACTCAGAGATCTAGTAGTCATCCAACATCTCTCTCGGCTCGTTGGAAGTGTGATCGGAGCCTTGAGCAATCGATCTCCGTCAAGTGCTTTGAATGGAGATTTGCACACCAGGTGTTCGACAGATGATCTCAAAGGGTTTTCGCTTTTTCTGCTTGTTTCAACGGGAGCAAACGGCTTTGTGGCTTCGATCTGAAGAATCCGTCCTTTCACGAGCTCAAAACCTTCCGGAATCTGTTCCTCCGGATCGAGATCATACTTCTTAGACGACTGGTTTAGGTTTTCACAAACCGGCTCGACGTCCTCAGGCAGCAGATCGGAATCTGTCTCATCTTCCAACTCCATGTTCTCACGAAGCTCCCTGAGCGATGATTTCAATTGCTGCAACCTGATCTGCACCCTAGTAAATATCTCGTCCATACGAGACTTTTCTTTACGCTGGATCTCGTACTCCTTTTTATCTTCGGCTCTCCATTTCATTAATAGCGCTGTCATCTCATCCATCGATTTTGAGTTTGATGTTGAATCCGGAAAGGAACCGTCAAGAGGATGACTATGCTCTGATACCATTGATAGATCCAGAATCTATCCTTAAGATAAGTAACAGAAAGGAGAGAAATTGGAGGAAGATCAGAGGTAGAAGAGAAGTAGAAAGGAAGAAAGGTTGAGGATAAACCTCTGTTTTGATTATGATCGTATTCGATAGATTGTTTACAAGCCAAGGGATAACATAAATACTAAAACGTAAAAGATATTTTCCTCACTGCTGGGCTTCACTCTGAAGTCTGATATTGGCCCATACGAGGCCCACATGATCTTATCATATATCTTCTGTTTCTCTACACGTGCACAGATTTTTTTTGGTCAACATTCCATATTTATGGAAACAAAAAGAAAAATCTTTGAATGAACAAGAAACAAAATAATACAATAGTTATACAATATACTAGGTGATTTTCCCGTGTTCATGCACGGATATAAATATTTTTAAAGTAAATATATTATAATAACTGATTGCTACTTACTTTTAATTTTAAATTAATTTATAAGTTATATGCATCATTTATATTAATAATATTGTATTACTTTAATTATACATATGATTTTTTTATATGTTATATTTAATCGGTATTGTTGTTTTTTCAGTCGATTTAGTTATCATTTGAGTATATTGGATTGCATCTATGAATTCAACTGTAATATTTTTTATTCAATATATTAAAATTTTGATTAATTTCTTATTTGCATTTAGGTGGTTGTTGTCTTAGATATGTAAATATATTTTACGGAGATTATGTATAACTTAAGATATATTATGCTTAGAATGAAAAAATAGAATAAACTAAAGTGTCTGATTCCAAATTACATAAATTAATATAACGGAACGATAATATTCTGAAGTCTCATGCATATATATAAATTTTACAAAAGAACTAAATTGTAACAGTTGGTTAATATTTTATTTTCAATTTTTAATATGTTTTGAGCTGTCCTGTGATTTATATATATAAAATAAATTACTATTCTTATAAAATTATATATTTTTACCGTAGTTAAATCTATGATTTTAGATATAAGTTGGATTAGTCGAATCACTCATGTTGTGAGTATATTGAGTTATATATATTCTTTCAAATTCAAAATGAATTATAATTATTATTTTTATTATAATTAAGTCAAATGTGCATGTATTTCATAATTATAATTATATGTTGATGTTTTTTAAAAAAATATTAGAAAATAAAACGATGATCAATAGGAAGTTACATACGTAAGTAGCTGATACATTTTTGAAAATATCAATATTTACAATAATGAAAATATTTTATAAATTCTAAATAACTTTATGCCTTTGATTTATTGAATGAAAACTAAAATTTATTTCAAATAATCTTAAAAATGATAATTCAGATTTGCTTTGATATTTTGATTATGGTTCTATTAAGTTCCACAAACATAAAAACATAAAATTTAAAAGAAAATTTAATATTAAGAAAAAATAACTTTAATAATGATAAACTATAATATATGTGCCTCATTAAACTATTTTGTAACTATTTGATCAAACGATGTTTATTTTAAAATTTTATTTTTAGTTTTTTATCTCTTAAAAATAAGCAGTAAAAAAAATATGATTTTAATAATATTATATCAGTAAAATATAATTTATCAATTTTTTTTGCTGTAATTGAAAGATATTATATAGTCAACTAAATATATGAAAAATAAATAAAACATTTCAATATTACTAATTATAAACTATTTTTAGACAATTAAACATATATCAGTTTATGTTACTTAATTATTTTATGTAATCATCTAAGAAAATATATAGATATATAAAATTATTTTTATTACTTTGAATTTTTTGTATTGTTTAAAATTATGTTTTAAAAGAAATAATATTTCTTTTCTAATATCAAGATTATCTGTGTAAATTGTTTTTAATGAAATCACATTATATAGAAATTTATAATTTTCATCTAAGAAAATATAGATACGAAGAAAGTATTTTATTACTTCAAAAATATATTTTATGCTATTTAAAAATATTTTTTAAATGTAATATTACTATTTTGTGAACTTTAGTTTTTTTATGAAATCATATTATATATACATATATTTTCGTTTTTCAATTCTTTTTTTTTTAACTTTATAAAAAAGTTCCTTTTCGTTTTTCAATTCTTTTCAATTCTGATGACCTTGTTTGGGCCCCCACTAAAACGCTCGCTGGGCCTTTATTGTTCTCATCAGGATTTGCGCTGTACACTTAAAAAAAAAAAAGCTCCCTCTCCTCTCCGACAAGAAAAGAGAAAGTGGCAGCAAATCGAGTTCTCTTTCCGATTCAGATTCATCTTCTCCTGTTGTAGCAGCTACGAGCAGACTGAGAGCGAGAGGGAATGGTGACGTACGTGAGCGCGTTGTTCTACGGAGTAGGAGGGATAGTCGTCGCCGGCGTGGGGCTGCTCGTTGCCTTCCAGGAGAAGCTCGTCTACGTCCCTGTTCTCCCCGGCTTATCCAAGTCGTATCCCATCACTCCCGCCAGGCTCAATCTCATCTACGAGGACGTCTGGCTTCGATCCTCCGATGGCGTGCGCCTCCACTCTTGGTTCATCAAAGTGTTCCCCGATTGTCGAGGTTTTTAATCGATTCATGTGTTTCGGAAAGTTTCTGACTTTGTGGGAAATTTAGGGTTTTTGATGTCTCTTTATTAGATTTGTGAAATTAAACCTAAAAAATCATACTAAATCAGTTTCATTTCCCTTTGTTGATAGAGTAACTTAGCTTGATTCGATCTAGTTCTGAGTGTTGGTGTTTGACATGCAGGTCCAACCATTCTATTTTTCCAGGAGAATGCTGGAAGTATCCTTTTTTCCTTAGCCATTTCTTGGTGTTTGTTTGGTTGATACAACAGCTCAGTGTTTTTGTTTCTTTTATCTGTATGCTCTCCAAGGAGTTTCGTGTTTAATCTACCAAATAAACATTCAATGTCTCCAAGGACTCCTTGCCTTGTTACGGCCTTCACCTTAGAACACTAGATATTGCACATCGTCTAGAGATGGTTCGCATCATGATACAGAAATTGAAGTGTAATGTATTCATGCTTTCATATCGTGGGTCAGTTCTCTTTTCTCTTTTCTCTTAATGGTTTGTTCTTAATTAAAGCATTGGGTCTGTTTATACAAATGCTGACTGTTTAACTTGCTTACGTTATAACTGATTTATTTTCCGTGCAACCAGCTATGGGGAAAGTGAGGGTTATCCGTCACAGCATGGAATCATAAAAGATGCTCAGGTTTGCTTGTCTCTCTAGGTCTATTTTTATCCTTAAAACTCTTGTCTTATGCCTCCGTCTATTTGCCTTTTGTTTTTATAGGCTGCGTTGGATCACCTTTCTCAAAGGGCAGACATTGATACTTCTAGAATAGTTGTATTTGGAAGGTCCCTTGGAGGAGCTGTTGGAGCTGTGCTTACCAAAAATAATCCCGAAAAGGTGTGTTTCTAAATATTCCATGTCATGAGCCGTTGGATCTGTGCTTTTAGTATTACTTTTGATACCTACACGTCAAATAGTTGTACGTTGACCATCTCTACACTGTCTTTATATAGGTATCTGCGTTGATTCTGGAAAATACATTCACATCCATTCTTGATATGGCTGGTGTTTTGCTGCCCTTCTTGAAGTGGTTTATTGGAGGAAGTGGTACTAAAAGCCTGAAACTTCTTAATTTTGTTGTCCGCTCCCCCTGGAAGACAATTGATGCTATTGGTGAGGTAAGAAGCGATGTAGACTCTTGCAGATGAATCCTTTTCGTACACAGTTTGCATACGCCATTGGAAATGACTCAAATATGCAGATTGCATTAATATACCTTAAACACCACGCTGCCATAAACTTTTATGCTAGAAAGTGCGTCATTAGTTGATTCTCTAGCAGCTCACTGATAAACTGATCTTGAAACAAGAACAGGTCAAACAACCTGTACTTTTCCTCTCTGGACTGAAAGATGAGATGGTCCCTCCGTTTCACATGAAAATGCTGTATGCGAAAGCGGCTACCCGTAACTCGCAATGCACCTTTGTGGAATTTCCAAGCGGGATGCATATGGATACATGGCTGACTGGTGGTGACGTCTACTGGAGAACGGTCATGCAGTTCCTTGCAAAGCATGCGCCTGAGGAGAGGAAAGCCGATACAGGTAACTTAATATCTCACGATGTTTGTTTTATAGATGCTTATTGATATGTTTTGCTCCCGAATCAAAAACTCTAGGCTTGAGACATTGGTCTCTGATCTGACAGGAACGTAACTAGCTGACGAAGCTGTGTGTTTAGAGGAAGTTTCAACTCAGTTGGCTCCTACTGCAACCTGAAACATTAGTATCTTTATAAGCATATGTGTGTGTGTGTGGGTATGTTGCATTATGGGAGTGGCAGATACAATTTGTACTGAG
It encodes:
- the LOC106313277 gene encoding protein bem46 isoform X1; the protein is MVTYVSALFYGVGGIVVAGVGLLVAFQEKLVYVPVLPGLSKSYPITPARLNLIYEDVWLRSSDGVRLHSWFIKVFPDCRGPTILFFQENAGNIAHRLEMVRIMIQKLKCNVFMLSYRGYGESEGYPSQHGIIKDAQAALDHLSQRADIDTSRIVVFGRSLGGAVGAVLTKNNPEKVSALILENTFTSILDMAGVLLPFLKWFIGGSGTKSLKLLNFVVRSPWKTIDAIGEVKQPVLFLSGLKDEMVPPFHMKMLYAKAATRNSQCTFVEFPSGMHMDTWLTGGDVYWRTVMQFLAKHAPEERKADTGLRHWSLI
- the LOC106313277 gene encoding protein bem46 isoform X2, translating into MVTYVSALFYGVGGIVVAGVGLLVAFQEKLVYVPVLPGLSKSYPITPARLNLIYEDVWLRSSDGVRLHSWFIKVFPDCRGPTILFFQENAGNIAHRLEMVRIMIQKLKCNVFMLSYRGYGESEGYPSQHGIIKDAQAALDHLSQRADIDTSRIVVFGRSLGGAVGAVLTKNNPEKVSALILENTFTSILDMAGVLLPFLKWFIGGSGTKSLKLLNFVVRSPWKTIDAIGEVKQPVLFLSGLKDEMVPPFHMKMLYAKAATRNSQCTFVEFPSGMHMDTWLTGGDVYWRTVMQFLAKHAPEERKADTGT